Proteins encoded in a region of the Capra hircus breed San Clemente chromosome 3, ASM170441v1, whole genome shotgun sequence genome:
- the LOC106501968 gene encoding LOW QUALITY PROTEIN: enoyl-CoA hydratase domain-containing protein 2, mitochondrial (The sequence of the model RefSeq protein was modified relative to this genomic sequence to represent the inferred CDS: substituted 2 bases at 2 genomic stop codons), whose product MNRPSARNALGNVFVSQLLEALAQLREDRQVRVLIFRSGVKGVFCAGADLKEQEQMSEAEVGLFVQRLXGLMTEIAAFPAPTIAAMDGFALGGGLELALACDLRVAASSAVMGLIETTRGLLPGAGGTQRLPRCLGVALAKELIFTGXRLSGAQVQALGLVNHAVAQNEEGNAAYHRARALAQEILPQVRLPLSTGGPATGDHRWGGQGARVSHATTQGPFSQIYKMNRLWQFCFHSAI is encoded by the exons ATGAACAGACCAAGTGCCCGCAATGCCCTGGGGAACGTCTTCGTCAGTCAG CTGCTGGAAGCTCTGGCCCAGCTTCGGGAGGACCGGCAAGTGCGTGTCCTGATCTTCAGGAGTGGAGTGAAGGGTGTGTTCTGTGCAG GTGCAGACCTGAAGGAGCAGGAGCAGATGAGTGAGGCAGAAGTGGGGCTCTTTGTCCAGCGGCTCTGAGGCCTGATGACTGAGATTG CAGCGTTCCCTGCACCCACCATTGCAGCTATGGATGGGTTTGCCTTGGGTGGAGGCCTGGAACTTGCCCTGGCCTGTGACCTCCGAGTGGCAG CTTCTTCGGCTGTCATGGGACTGATCGAGACCACCCGAGGGCTCCTCCCAGGAGCAG GAGGGACTCAGAGGCTGCCTCGATGCCTGGGAGTGGCCCTGGCGAAGGAGCTCATCTTCACAGGCTGACGACTGAGTGGGGCGCAGGTCCAGGCTCTGGGGCTGGTGAACCACGCTGTGGCCCAGAACGAGGAGGGCAATGCTGCCTACCACCGGGCACGAGCCCTGGCCCAGGAGATCCTGCCCCAGGTACGACTGCCGCTCAGCACGGGTGGGCCTGCCACTGGGGATCACAGGTGGGGAGGCCAGGGGGCAAGGGTGTCTCATGCAACCACACAAGGTCCATTTTCCCAGATTTATAAAATGAACCGTCTTTGGCAGTTTTGCTTCCATTCAGCCATCTAG